One region of Eupeodes corollae chromosome 1, idEupCoro1.1, whole genome shotgun sequence genomic DNA includes:
- the LOC129940348 gene encoding SKI2 subunit of superkiller complex protein, with translation MKEIENENIKHLRNYILCPNISIHDPLPSIIPRKLDETRLFNLPPCPASTKLTQKRNFITGEILDFVETDVEHVGSTANNSMSMRREPDLLDKATWGSEMNFPFWPGGLDEPQKEIKQSKCDDFNFDIELLTIPPGFTHGYEFKDSSHFKKPNLSNVNLLTNLEEEIDVKEWLKLTKEEEEKSNTIQLSGFKHSSNDDQLLEVDSGPVLDISKVMTNPDAKVKWAEKVDISHPITDFKEKVPAPAMEYPFELDVFQKQAILKLEEGKDVFVAAHTSAGKTVVAEYAIALSQRDMTRTIYTSPIKALSNQKYRDFKTTFKDVGLITGDLQIDPTSTCLIMTTEILRSMLYCGSDITRDLEYVIFDEVHYINNPERGHVWEEVIILLPDHVRIIMLSATVPNTMELANWVGSTKKRMVYVISTEKRPVPLMHYLYTGCGGKSKNDNFLIVDANGKFLEDGYAQAVLKKKESTSSKSKGGGGKQIGSKQDQNLWVGLIDFLKRNNKMPVVAFTLSRKRCDTNAFALQSCDLNTAREKGAVQKFFQQCLMKLKPPDRMLPQVLTMKDSLERGIGVHHSGILPILKEIVELLFQSGLVKLLFATETFAMGVNMPARTVIFDSHRKFDGMEVRNLEPGEYIQMAGRAGRRGHDENGTVILLCKQDVPPANDLRPMILGSPQKLQSQFLLLYSVILNCLRIESIKVEDIMQFSFKEFNMKQQIPEQAKQLKLAEDKIALMPELGEHLKPLVRFYVLASNYLKEKSRLMKSLLNQPKVRKEMKTGRVLVVTQGRHYNKLGILLSSKSVAGKDTVYKVLVLDHHQAYDTREALNRGEAFNKLISLTPQNKFFQPDGIGGHTILDIKADDIIEITKSNIKVDPDVIIRNWEQRQIERFRDNPPSTSVVKAVSELQMLNNNYIAQPESVKFINLTSEVNVSDGNEMAEIRNLENLSKQLSEVLPHTNIAGFEQEFSAVYDKKILEKRIEDLKFKNSTKNLSLYPDYCNKLEVLRALKYIDEQDEVTLKGKVACKMGQNELLITELILCNMFNDLEPAEIAALLSGLVFQAKIQGEPVIPEKLKKCVKEFEEINNIILTEELRHKVVMETENRLNFGLVEVVYEWARNKPFAEIMKLTEVQEGIIVRCIQQLDETLRDVKTAAIRIGNPALQSKMEEASNAIKRDIVFTASLYTAL, from the exons atgaaggaaatagagaatgaaaacataaaacatttaagaaactaTATACTCTGTCCAAACATTTCCATACATGATCCCTTGCCCAGTATCATTCCACGGAAATTAGATGAAACCCGGCTCTTCAACTTGCCTCCGTGTCCGGCAAGTACTAAACTTActcaaaaaaggaattttatcaCCGGCGAGATCCTTGACTTTGTAGAAACTGATGTGGAGCATGTTGGTTCTACGGCAAATAATTCAATGTCAATGCGACGCGAACCGGATTTGTTGGACAAAGCGACATGGGGTTCCGAAATGAACTTTCCATTTTGGCCGGGGGGTCTAGATGAAccacaaaaagaaatcaaacaaagtAAATGCGATGATTTCAATTTCGACATAGAGTTGCTGACAATCCCACCGGGCTTTACTCATGGCTATGAATTCAAGGACTCATCACACTTTAAGAAGCCCAATTTAAGTAATGTTAATCTACTGACCAATTTGGAAGAAGAAATCGACGTTAAAGAGTGGTTAAAGTTAaccaaagaagaagaagaaaagagcAATACCATACAATTAAGTGGATTTAAACATTCTTCCAATGATGATCAACTTCTTGAGGTTGATTCTGGACCTGTTCTGGACATATCGAAGGTGATGACAAATCCTGATGCGAAGGTTAAATGGGCTGAAAAGGTCGATATCTCTCACCCAATCAcagattttaaagaaaaagttccCGCACCGGCAATGGAATATCCCTTCGAATTGGATGTTTTCCAAAAGCAAGCTATTCTTAAACTCGAGGAAGGCAAAGATGTTTTTGTAGCTGCTCATACTTCAGCAG GCAAAACAGTCGTTGCAGAATATGCAATTGCTTTGTCCCAACGTGACATGACCAGAACTATTTACACCTCCCCAATTAAAGCACTCTCCAATCAGAAGTACCGTGACTTTAAGACAACTTTCAAGGATGTTGGTCTGATAACAGGTGATCTGCAAATCGATCCAACATCGACGTGTCTTATAATGACAACGGAAATCCTTAGATCCATGTTATACTGTGGCAGTGATATAACCCGAGATTTGGAATACGTTATATTCGATGAAGTCCATTATATCAATAATCCCGAACGTGGTCATGTGTGGGAAGAAGTTATCATACTGCTGCCCGACCACGTACGCATAATAATGTTAAGTGCTACCGTTCCCAATACCATGGAACTCGCCAATTGGGTTGGCAGCACAAAAAAGAGAATGGTTTATGTTATCAGTACGGAGAAAAGACCCGTGCCATTGATGCACTATCTCTACACAGGTTGTGGTGGGAAGagtaaaaatgataattttctgATTGTGGACGCCAATGGCAAATTTCTTGAGGATGGCTATGCTCAGgcagttttaaagaaaaaagaatccacAAGCAGTAAATCCAAAGGTGGAGGAGGCAAACAAATAGGCTCTAAACAAGATCAAAACCTTTGGGTGGGCttaatcgattttttgaaaagaaataataaaatgcctGTTGTGGCATTCACACTATCAAGAAAACGCTGTGACACCAATGCCTTTGCTTTGCAATCTTGTGATTTGAATACAGCTCGAGAAAAAGGTGCTGTTCAAAAATTCTTCCAGCAATGTCTGATGAAGTTAAAGCCTCCAGATCGTATGCTACCTCAAGTTCTGACCATGAAGGACTCCTTAGAACGTGGAATAGGTGTCCATCACAGCGGTATATTGCCCATTCTTAAGGAGATTGTTGAGTTGTTGTTCCAATCGGGATTAGTGAAATTACTGTTCGCAACAGAAACATTCGCTATGGGCGTGAATATGCCTGCAAGGACAGTCATTTTTGATTCTCATCGAAAATTTGATGGTATGGAAGTTAGGAACTTAGAACCAGGAGAATACATTCAAATGGCTGGACGTGCTGGTCGTCGTGGTCACGATGAGAATGGAACAGTGATTTTGCTCTGCAAACAAGACGTACCCCCAGCCAATGATTTACGTCCAATGATTTTGGGAAGTCCCCAAAAGTTACAATCGCAATTTTTATTGCTCTACTCTGTTATATTGAATTGCTTGAGAATAGAAAGCATCAAAGTGGAAGATATAATGCAGTTTAGTTTCAAGGAATTCAATATGAAACAACAGATACCGGAGCAGGCAAAACAACTTAAGCTTGCTGAGGATAAGATCGCCTTGATGCCGGAATTAGGTGAACATTTGAAGCCGTTAGTGCGATTTTATGTGCTTGCTTCgaattatttgaaagaaaaatcccGTTTAATg aaatctcTGCTTAATCAACCAAAAGtaagaaaagaaatgaaaactgGACGCGTTTTGGTCGTCACACAGGGTCGCCACTATAATAAATTGGGAATTTTGTTATCGAGTAAATCAGTTGCTGGAAAAGATACAGTTTATAAAGTTCTCGTACTAGATCATCACCAAGCATATGATACAAGA GAAGCACTAAATCGTGGAGAGGCTTTTAACAAATTGATTTCTTTAACTCCGCAAAATAAGTTCTTCCAACCTGACGGCATTGGGGGTCATACGATTTTAGATATCAAAGCGGATGATATTATAGAAATAACCAAATCCAATATAAAAGTTGATCCGGATGTCATAATTCGCAATTGGGAGCAACGTCAAATTGAACGTTTCAGAGATAATCCACCGAGTACATCGGTTGTGAAAGCGGTTTCAGAGCTTCAAATGCTCAATAATAATTACATAGCTCAACCAGAATCGGTAAAATTTATTAATCTTACATCAGAAGTAAATGTGTCCGATGGAAATGAAATGGCAGAAATTCGGAATCTGGAAAATTTATCGAAGCAACTAAGCGAAGTTTTGCCACATACGAATATTGCTGGATTTGAACAAGAATTTAGTGCGGTTTACGATAAGAAAATCCTAGAAAAACGGATAGAAGacttgaagtttaaaaattcaactaaaaacttaTCCTTGTATCCAGATTATTGTAATAAATTGGAAGTTCTGAGGGCTCTTAAATATATTGATGAACAAGATGAAG taACTCTGAAAGGAAAAGTTGCTTGTAAAATGGGTCAAAATGAATTGTTAATAACGGAATTGATTCTATGTAACATGTTCAACGATTTGGAACCAGCTGAAATTGCTGCATTACTATCAGGATTAGTGTTTCAGGCAAAGATTCAAGGAGAACCAGTTATtccagaaaaactaaaaaag TGTGTAAAAGAGTTCGAAGAAATCAACAATATTATTCTAACTGAAGAACTAAGGCATAAAGTTGTTATGGAAACCGAAAATCGTTTGAATTTCGGGTTAGTTGAAGTTGTGTACGAGTGGGCAAGAAATAAg CCTTTTGCTGAAATTATGAAATTAACAGAAGTACAAGAAGGCATTATTGTAAGATGCATTCAGCAGTTAGATGAAACACTACGTGATGTTAAGACTGCAGCAATTCGAATTGGTAATCCAGCTTTACAAAGTAAAATGGAAGAAGCCTCAAATGCTATTAAAAGAGATATTGTGTTTACCGCAAGTTTGTATACCGCCTTGTAA
- the LOC129940422 gene encoding uncharacterized protein LOC129940422, whose amino-acid sequence MSKYFFIAFLIVIIGSVISNAYKTTQIREESVLIRPRRDTSEEQPLETNANGKDAADGTNQGLLASYWNSFLKRARLPRPSWNITNPLSNLFNPYVVEVDYPPENSKPQQLNGKPHLILLDPETQQYYKVQPVPS is encoded by the exons atgtccaaatatttttttattgct TTTCTAATAGTCATAATTGGAAGCGTCATCTCCAATGCATATAAAACAACCCAAATAAGAGA gGAATCGGTTCTTATTCGGCCAAGACGAGATACATCAGAAGAACAACCACTGGAAACCAATGCTAATGGAAAGGATGCCGCAGATGGAACTAATCAAGGTCTTCTTGCTTCGTATTGGAATAGTTTCCTAAAGAGAGCTCGTCTACCGCGCCCAAGTTGGAATATAACAAATCCTTTATCCAATTTATTCAATCCCTATGTGGTTGAAGTCGATTATCCTCCAGAAAATTCCAAACCACAGCAACTGAATGGCAAGCCACATCTTATTTTGCTTGATCCTGAAACACAACAATATTACAAGGTGCAACCAGTTCCTTCATAG
- the LOC129940421 gene encoding serine/threonine-protein kinase pakE-like: MKLTILKVIFLITVLLTTFAESFGNEQNRILDENLSEVNFYKEHTSRIQRRSIVRLFGLKPRYRRPNINISWNWGNSNQQRFITTNSNNNNRIYHKTFSTIPNGLQIQKNILIYNGLNGVNNQHNSQIFTTTTPKYFTTRTTAGSIFEKKPSMDIDNTFSTKPTESSITKTRYSASTEAVMFNKEPTTQNVGNTKITQVDQTTTSTTSKPKTPITTRTTTELIASNNLSTKSSKGGFTSTSMPQNNEYSELIYDIDPRYRKK, from the exons ATGAAACTTACAATTTTGAAG gtaatttttttaataactgttCTATTGACGACATTTGCAGAAAGTTTTGGAAATGAACAAAATAG AATTTTAGATGAAAATCTTAGTGAAGTCAACTTTTATAAAGAACATACTTCTAGAATACAAAGAAGATCTATAGTAAGACTATTTGGATTGAAGCCGCGTTATAGGCGGCcaaatataaacatttcatGGAATTGGGGAAATTCAAACCAACAACGCTTTATAACAacaaatagtaataataataatcgcaTTTatcataaaacattttcaaccATACCAAAtggtttacaaattcaaaaaaatatattaatttacaatGGATTAAATGGAGTAAATAATCAACATAACTCTCAAATATTCACAACAACgactccaaaatattttactacGAGGACGACTGCTggaagtatttttgaaaagaaaccgTCAATGGACATTGATAATACATTTTCAACGAAACCAACAGAGAGTTCTATTACAAAAACTCGTTATAGTGCTTCGACGGAAGCAGTGATGTTTAACAAAGAACCCACAACACAAAATGtcggaaatacaaaaataactcaAGTCGATCAAACTACAACTTCCACcacttcaaaaccaaaaacgCCAATTACCACTAGAACCACAACCGAGTTAATAGCATCAAATAATTTAAGCACTAAAAGTTCAAAGGGTGGATTTACGAGCACCTCCATGCCACAAAATAACGAGTATAGTGAATTAATTTATGATATTGATCCAAGATATAGGAAAAAATAG
- the LOC129942553 gene encoding uncharacterized protein LOC129942553, producing the protein MKFFVFMIFGFVVTFVSVITAENDFEIRFSFSKLSNQLAEVNSLKLQHRLKRTLFSKNINFSSSRKIPIFQRILNNHRFPVQKYLHKKYHNEKMLQINTNWNLNRQNGEKHQPAPQAPCSKILKTTVRQPLLTSTTLPTTIKSNFATMMNPLIYDIDIR; encoded by the exons ATATTTGGCTTTGTTGTAACATTTGTATCAGTGATTACAGCAGAAAACGATTTTGAGATAAG attctcgTTTTCAAAATTGAGCAATCAACTTGCAGAAGTCAATTCTCTTAAATTACAACACAGATTGAAAAGAacattgttttccaaaaatatcaacttttcATCATCTAGAAAAATTCCTATTTTCCAACGGATCTTAAATAATCATCGATTtcctgttcaaaaatatttacataagaaataccatAATGAAAAAATGCTTCAAATTAATACGAACTGGAATTTAAACCGACAAAATGGAGAAAAGCATCAACCAGCACCTCAAGCACCATgttcgaaaattttgaaaactaccGTGCGTCAACCATTGTTGACCTCAACAACTTTACCAACTACGattaaaagtaattttgcaACGATGATGAATCCACTTATTTACGATATTGATATTAGAtaa